In Acomys russatus chromosome 13, mAcoRus1.1, whole genome shotgun sequence, the genomic stretch GTCGACATCTCTCAACTCTCAAGTCACCACACAGATCAACAGGACGCAGGGAAGAGGGGCCCTCCACCACATGGGCAAAGCCATGGAGTGGAAGCCAGCAACCCTTCGCCCGTGCTGGGAAGAGCAGCCTGGGTGTGGACCAGCACTGGATGCTGAGCCAAAGTTTTGGAATTCTCAAATTCAGGTACATCAGGGGCTGGGGAGCTTGTGGAATTTGTCATCATCTGCGGGAAGGTGCTCATGAGCTCAAATCCTCCATGCACGGAGCAGTGTCTGCACTGATGTGGGCTAGGCTtcaaggccagaggacaaagcAGACTGGCAAGTTGGCTTGTGGAGTGTCAGTGAGCATCACACTAAGACGCTCCTGCTGCCTCTAGCAAGACATGAGTCTAAGATGCTAGAAGGCAAGGCTTTCAGAGATCTGGCTACAGTCATGTGGCTGAGATGGCTGCTCTGAGGACAGGGAAAAGGGAGGCTGGGCCATCAGAGCCTTTCAGACCCCAGGAACAAGCTAgtgccccccccaaaagaaaacatgatacCTGACTTGGGTTTCCCAACCCTGGTGGCAGATGACACTGCACAGCCATCATCACCGTGAGGCAAAAGCTACCAAGAGTAGATTCAGCAGATGTAcctcggtggcacacacctgtaacaggctaaggcaggtggatttcagaGTTTGAGGGTAGTCTAGCCTACAGAGGGAgcaggttctaggacagccaaggctacacagagaaaccctgtcttgggaaaacaaaacaaaacaataccaaaagATAAGAAAGACGTCAGTCTGCTGCTACTGAAAAGTAAACTGTGCCCCTCTCCACTAACGTTCTGGAAGATGCTCCAGCCTTGGAGTCCAGGGACACACCTGAAGCAGACCTGAAAACCAGAGGAACAGGCCATATTAGGCCAATGCCCACTCTGTAAATAGTTTTATTGGGACACAGCTACACTCTTTGTGCACCAACTAGTTATGGCTGTTTTTGTGCTAAAGGAACTGACTGGAGTTGCAAGAGATGCTATCAGACCATTAGCTGAGAGAGTCTGTAGGCTCCTGTCTTAGAGGCTAAAGGCATCAAGGGAATTGCCCCCTTTTGAAAGTGTCTTCAAAAATGGAGGCCCGAGTATTTAGTCATTAGGGTCTGATTCTGTTGGAAGTACCTGAGCACAGGAAAGCTACGCTGGCCACACAGAACTGTTGTGTGGCCAGGAGTCACCAGTGTGCCCAGGTGTTCACCTCCCTGTGCTTTAAGCCGTCTGTCACCCGTGTGAAGCTGTGATCTACGGCCAGGTCTCTGAGGTTCAGAGAAGGCGTGAACGAGTGTGTGGAAGCACGTGTccaaatgtgtatgtgtctgcatgtttaaacacacatgcacattcacaggAACACTCGATCACTCACTCCCCAAAGGGGCAGAGTGCTGCTCTTCTTGTGCTGGGGCAGGGCCGAGGGCAGCAGCTTTCTGCTCCTGAAGGCTCGGTGGTGACGAAGTCCCCTGCTTGCTGTGTCTCATTCACACGCCAGCTTGCTGTCAAAGCTAGACAGCCCGATGGCGAAGGCTTGAAGCGCACACAGTGGGTAGTTATAGTCCAGTGTGAACACGTCATCAGCCACACGTCCAAACTGCATGACTATGTAGTCagctggaaacagaaagaaatgaacacgTCAGAGCAGCTGTTCTTAATCTGTGGGCCAGAACTCCTCTGTGGGTCAAACAAATCCTTTCCCAGGGGTCAACAAGATTACAGTTAGGAAACAGCAATGAAAGTAATTGTTTGAGCCGGGTCGGGTAGAGTacacctgttatctcagcactctgaaaggcagaggcaggcaaagctctgtgagtttgaggccagcctggtctacagagtgagtctaggctacacagagaaaccctgtctcggaaaaaaaaagcacataataACAATACTATGGctgggttcaccacaacatgaggaattgatTAGAGGTTCACAGCGTTAGGgagattgagaactgctgtgtTTGAGGTTAATTCTAAAATAGGCAACTAGGCGGAGGGAGCGacggctcagtggtacagcacctgcCTAGGATGTGGGACGTAGCAAGGTCCACCCCTAGtaccatacacaaaataataaataaataaataaaaagtaggcAGTGcatatccaggtgtggtggtgcatacttgtaatctcaatattcaggaggctgaggcaggaggatcacagctcCACCAGCccaggtctacatagcaaggaccctgtctcaaaagagtagACTCATTCTTCATTTTGTACGTCTGTCCTGTCCTTCTCCGTGCCGACTGGGAAATCATTCCTGACTAGCACCGCGTGCAGGAGGAAAGCCTGGAGAAGCTGGCGGGACCGCGTGACTGGACTGCAGTCACCAGTTAGTTTCAGAGGCCACTCGCACCTGGATCCTCATGGCCTCACCTACGAGTTCTTTGATGTGCCACAAACAGATGCTCACATTTCTTTCGACCTGTAGCTCTGTcgactttcttcttttttttttttttttttttttttttttggtttttcgagacagggtttctctgtgtagccttggccatcctggactcactttgtagaccaggctggcctcgaactcacagcgatccgcctgcctctgcctcccgagtgctgggattaaaggcatgcgccaccacgcccggctgctctGTCGACTTTCTAAGAGATCATTTCCTTAGGCACGTCCTCCTGGCAGGGCTTCCTGGCCATGGTGGAAGTGCTCATTTCTGCGCCTGCACAGATTGCCTTCtctcgccccctcccccccaactcgGAAGCGCTCATTTCTGCGCCTGCGCAGAAtgcctttccccccacccccaccccccccccccaccctcgcccccCGCCGGCCCCCCAGCCCTTCCTGGCCGGCTTACGGTCGTTGCCATGGACGATCTGGAAGTTCTTCACAGACGCCTGGGTGACCCTGCCGTGGAAGTTCAGGACATAGGACTGGGTGTCGTCATTCCACACCGGAGCCTTGTTGTGCAGTTCGATCAGGTTCTCCATGGATTTGTTTTGCCATTTTGAAAGCAAGCTCTCGTGTTCCTGTGTGGAGGAAGATGACCACCTCTGTCATTTACTCACCCCTGCATGAGAAGGTGGAATATGGAAAAGGCCTCTTCATCTCAGAACCGTTCAAAGGGGGACAGAGGACCAAAGCCAAACTTGGGCACAAGCTATAGGATTCTTTTTAacacttctttgttgttgttgttttcgacacaggatttctctgtatagtagctctggctgacttggactcgctttgtagaccaggctggcctcaaagtcacagcaatccacttgcctctgcctcccaagtgctgggattgaaggcgtgaaccaccactcccggctctgtttgttttttaaattggtcTCTTCTGTACTGTATTACTGTATTAAAGAAGTtagagcctggcgtggtggcacacgcctttaatcccagcacttgggaggcagaggcaggtggatcgctgtgagttcgaggccagcctggtctacaaagtgagtttaggatagccaaggctacacagagaaaccctgtctcaaaaaaaaaaaaaaaaaaaaaggtgttagaGACCTCTGCTAGTGGAATATAATTTTTCCTGTCTTTGAGCCCTGGTCTCAAAGACAGGAGAATGTTTTTACTTACATTTCGTGGCCGGAAGGGGATGCGTTCGTGACTCATGTTCATCCCCGGAATGACCACAGACATCTTCCTAGGACCTTTAAAACCAAGTACATTTGTTTCctgaaagacaataaaataaggGAGACtttggagacaggaaggaagaaactgTGCTCTTCTTTTCCAGGAAACTTCCTCTAGCATGGAAAATGTTGCCAGTGTGGAGGGCACCAAAACCAGTTCTGTTTCCTTGCTGGAGATAAGCAGAGAGAGACTGAAAGCTGGGCTCAGAGAGTCAGGGGTGTGGCACACGCCTCCGGAGACGGGTCCCTGGACTCAAGAGagtcaggggtggtggcacacgcctccgGAGATGGGTCCCTGGACTCAGGAagtcaggggtggtggcacacgcctccgGAGATGGGTCCCTGGACTCAGGAagtcaggggtggtggcacaggcctctgGAAATGGGTCCCATGATTTGGGTAAGTCAAAGTGAGAAGACTGCGGGAGCCCaggagtttggggctagcctaggCAAAGTAGTGAGCCCTTgtcaagaaaagaaggaaggaaggaaagaaaagaaagccagccgtggtggtacacacctttaatccaagaattcaGCAGGTTGAAGCAGGAAGgttgagagttcgaggccagcctggaatatgcAGCAAGGCTAGGGCATACAAgaagaccctgtctagaaagaacagaacaaaacaaaacaacaaaaagggaaagaaaggagaaaagagatagaggaaaaaaaaaaaaaaaagaggaaggaatggagggaagggagagattaACTGCAAAGAGATGGCTTtacatttaaatttgttttttattgttgccTTTGGCCCCAGGATACGCATccgcagaggaggaggagggaggctagTGCAGAGTGAGCAAGAAAACGCCAAACACAAGGAAGAAATGATGCCAGCCCCTAAGAGCAGACCAAGGAAGCACTGAAGGAGgcgggagaggaagggggagggaagaggggaggagggggggaggatcTGGCCTTGGGCGTGGCTGGCCtccaggaggatggagaggagggagcacGGTCCAGGCAAGGGCAGCACTTACATAGCAGATGGCGGCCAGCTCCTGCCGGGTGTGGGCCTTTTCCACCAGACCCTGGGCCTTGACTGGGTTGACACCATGGTCATACACTGTGAACTTGGTTCCCATGAGATTGGATCTAGCATCAGGAGAAAAAGCTACCGTGATGATCTGTGCTTCTCTCTAGAGGACAGGAGTGGAGGGGGAGCTGTCTGTCAGTGTGCCAAATGCCAGCATGAAGGCCATCTCAGatgctctttaaaaatgtatttttaaaatttttaacaaataatttaCTAGTGATTTATGCTTGGCCTCAAggttttcttttgacttttttctttttggttttgcaagacagggtttctctgtgtagccttggctgtcctgggactcactctgtagaccaggctggccttgaactcaagagacccgcctgcttctgcttctcaagtgctgggattaaaggcgtgcatcaccaccgcccagcagcaTCTTCCAACTCcccagtattttaattttaagttaagGCTGgcttaatgttttttctttgtcacATCTATCCTTTtgaatcattaaaaaagaaaagaaaaaaagaaaaaaagcaaaggctaGGGATATAGTTCATTGCAGAGCACCTGCTCTCCAAGTGTGAGGCCTTAGGTATAAGCCCTAGTAACAGAGAAAGGTGGGGGACTGAGCAGACAGGGGTGCGAGAAGAAACAATAGCCACTATTCTGGTCACAAGAACTAGGGAGGAACAGGCCAGGGATCTGTCACCTGAGTTTGCCGATGTAGCTTTCCCCTTCACGAGACAAATCAGTGGGATCTGTGGAGATCAGGTAGTTGGATGTTTTGCTCTTTTTTCGCTTTCTACCAGCAAGAAGAAatatctgagaaaagaaaagctgtcaGTCAAATACAAGCCCAGAGGGCCCACAATGCTTACCAACACCTACTAGTGCAAAGGATTCACtcctaggccaggcatggtggtgcacacctttaaccccagcactcaggaggcagaggccgcaggagctctgtgagtttaagcccagcctgatctacatagtgagttccaggacagccagggctacatagacagaccctgtttcaaaaacaaaacaaaacaacctcacaaaacaaacaaacaaacaaatgaaagccagaactcggaaggctgaggcaggagaatctgaaGTTCAGCAAGGCACCTTTAGTTTCCAAGTTtagggctaacctgggctacataaaaatccaattaaaaataaaaagggagggggagggaggtgaaaCCAAGCCCACACCCATGCTCTTGATGGGCTGGAGCAGCTCAGTGGTGGGGCAGCTCAGTGGTTGGGGCAGCTCAGTGGTGGGGCAGCTCAGTGGTTGGGGCACCTGCCCAGCGTGTGGGATGCTAAGCTCCATCCTAGTGCAGGGAAACACTTCTCCACTTCCTTACATTATGGGTGATACTTTTTCCTGAAGGCGGGCGGGGGTGAGGAACTCGGGATCCTGGCCATGACTAGGATGGAACTGATGACACTGAGAACAGGACTTCTGGGCACATAACGCACTTTCAGGGGCCTGGGGGTCTAAGTAGTGGGGACTTCCCACAGCAGCCCTGTCCTCTCAGGAGCAGCTCAGGATTAAGGTATGACTTGGTGGAGGGGTACCTGCCTCGCCTGCATGACGTGACGTTTCAACCCCAgcactagaagaaaaagaagaaaatggccgAGGACGGACCTTGCgattctcctccttctccaggtGCATATAGTAGGTGGGGAAGAGGCCACGGTCCATGCCTTTCTTATCCCTGGTCACTCGACACTTCACTGTGACACCCCGAGGCGCAGGACTATATGCGAAATCCTCTAAATTCTCCACTTCTCCGAGCTGGGCATCACCCTCCTGGGGTGTCACATTGGAAGCTCCCGTCTcctgaaaatagttttatgtgcGCAATCAGAATTGTGCACAAACCCCaaccccctccagcccccccccccccccccccccccccccccccgccccacagt encodes the following:
- the Tulp3 gene encoding tubby-related protein 3, translated to MRSSKFKVVCAFEDETLRLRQLKLDNQRALLEKKQRKKRLEPLMVQPNPEARLRRLKPRGSEEHMPLVDPQTPRSDVILHGIDGPAAFLKPGAQDLESQPQVLSVGSPVPEEGTEGSADGESPVETASKQDLQEILQKHGILSSVNYDEDTDNEENRGQNLSSPSAHSEKESSEASQKATSETGASNVTPQEGDAQLGEVENLEDFAYSPAPRGVTVKCRVTRDKKGMDRGLFPTYYMHLEKEENRKIFLLAGRKRKKSKTSNYLISTDPTDLSREGESYIGKLRSNLMGTKFTVYDHGVNPVKAQGLVEKAHTRQELAAICYETNVLGFKGPRKMSVVIPGMNMSHERIPFRPRNEHESLLSKWQNKSMENLIELHNKAPVWNDDTQSYVLNFHGRVTQASVKNFQIVHGNDPDYIVMQFGRVADDVFTLDYNYPLCALQAFAIGLSSFDSKLACE